GTGGTGATCCCCGCCTGTGCCTCCCGGCTGGTGAGTGTTCAGTTCAATGTCTACGTGGCGCTGGCCGCTGGCCTTGGCGCCATCTGCGCCGTGCTGGGCCTGCTGCTCTCCGGCAGCCTGAACCTGCCGTCAGGTCCCTGCGTGGTGCTGATGCAGCTGGTGGGCTTCCTGATGGCCCTGGCGCTGGCCCCACGGCAACGGCTGGCCTGAGCGGGAGCGGGCGCCCCTCAGCCGGCTGGCAGCCACTGGGCCTGGCGCACCGGCTTGTCGATCAAGGTGAGCTCGAGGCTGAACGGATCGATCAGGGCGGGCTGGGCCTCACGGCGCTGGAGCGGGCCGCCGGCAGGGGTGTCGAGCTCCAGGCGGCGCAGGGTGAGCAGCAACCGTTCGCCGGTGGGGTCGTAGTGGAGGCCGGTGCCCGGCTCCAGCTCCCAGCCGCTCAGCACTCGGCGTTGCAGCACCGCGCCGTTGCGATCGAGGGCCAGCAGGATCAGCCGCGGCTCAGCGATGCCCTCGATCAGCAGCGCCCACACCCGTTCGCCGCCACGGGAGCAGGCGCTGGCCACCAGCCCGGCGCTGCCGATCCAGAGCGGCCGCGGTGCCTGCCCCGGCTCCACCAGCTCCAGCGAGCGCCGGAAATCGGGCCAGTGCCGCACCAGCAGCGCCCGCCCCGCCACCGGGCAGAAGCTGCTGAGGTCGCGGCTGCCGGGCAGGATCTGGCGGCGTGGTTCCCGCGGCGGCAGGGTGCGCAGCGACAGCCCCTCCCGCTCCGGCACGATCAGCTCACCGCCGCCGGGCAGCAGCGCCACCGGTCCACTGGCCTCGATCTCGAGACGTCGCCGGCCGCCGCCGCGGAACCACTGCACCAGATCTTCCGGCCCCTGGGTCATGGCCGTGGATTGCACCAGCAGATCGCCCTGCCGGTTGCTGCTCAGCTGGGCGTACTGCAGCGCCTCGCGTGTGAAGCGATCGATGCCCGTCTGTCGCACCCGGCCCAGATCGGGCCGCAGCGGTGCGTCCATGGCGGCCACCCGCGCCAGGTTGCGCTCCTGCAGGTTGAGGCGCCACACCTGGTGACGCCCCTGGTCGTCCCGGCTCACGATCCCCAAGCCGGAGCCATCGCCCAGCGGCTCGATCTCGGTAATCGAGCTCCACACCGGAGACAGTGCCGTCCAACCACCATCGTGCTGCCGCACCTGCACCTGCTCACCGCTGCCCACCGGCACCACCGCCAGCAGATGGGCGCGCGGATCCCATTGCCAGAGGGCCGGACGCATCGGCAGGCCACGACGGTCGTCGCCCTGCAGCTGCAGCCGCAACGGGGTGACCAGCCGCTGCCCTTGGCCCGGCAGCAGCAGCAACGGGTTGCCACCGCCCTGCAGATCGAAGCGCAGCGGCGGCTCCAGGCGGGTGCGGGCCGCCACGCTGCCGGGATTCATCGGCCGGCTGAAGCGCAGGTTCAGGGCCGCCGGGCCGGAGCTGGCCGCCGCCTGCTCCAGCGCCAGCAGCCGCGGCGGCCGATGGAGCAGCACCTGCTGCTGGGCGACGGCCAGCAGCACACCAGCCAGCAGGGCCAGGCGCAGGGCCCTCATGGTTCGAGCGGCCGCGCCGGCCGGGGGATCGGTCGCACCGACTCCGCGCGGATCACGCTGCGGGTCTGGCCGTCAAAGCGTTCGGTGTCCATCACGCCGCGCAGCTCCAGCCACTGATCGGCCTTTGGCAGCGGCCGGCCCGGGGGCCACAGCACCGGCAGCCCCACCGGCGTGGCATCCACCAGGCAGCAGCGCACCAGCAGGCGAGCCAGCTGGGGACGGTCCCCGGGCACGGGCAGCACGAAGCCGCTGATCCGCACCGGATCACCCGCATGCAGCTTCGGGTCGGGCTGGCTGCGCAGCAGGCGCACCCACTCGGTGAGGCTGCGCTGGCCCGGCGGCACCACGAAATTCAGGCCCGGCTCATCGAGCAGTTCGCGGTCGCGGTTGGCGGCG
The sequence above is drawn from the Synechococcus sp. MW101C3 genome and encodes:
- a CDS encoding TIGR03943 family protein — its product is MTLPRRLRGGRWLRPLGLGLWGAVLLQSGISGRLDLLLRAVFHPLVWISGVVLVVVALLELVGGGGAAPTPRQRTVLLVGVVVAIAVLLVPPRPSFADLAANRDRELLDEPGLNFVVPPGQRSLTEWVRLLRSQPDPKLHAGDPVRISGFVLPVPGDRPQLARLLVRCCLVDATPVGLPVLWPPGRPLPKADQWLELRGVMDTERFDGQTRSVIRAESVRPIPRPARPLEP